From one Culex quinquefasciatus strain JHB chromosome 3, VPISU_Cqui_1.0_pri_paternal, whole genome shotgun sequence genomic stretch:
- the LOC6053349 gene encoding acetyl-coenzyme A transporter 1: MGVRKRHAEEEQLLVAKRTSAGVVHEEGKHDQSDLRCEWGNIAILFFLYLLQGIPIGLAAAAIPMMLQNRGASYKQQADFSSGLLWAPIVDSLYRSRFSWRST; the protein is encoded by the exons ATGGGTGTTCGGAAGCGGCACGCGGAGGAGGAGCAGCTTCTGGTGGCCAAACGAACCAGTGCCGGCGTTGTCCATGAAGAGGGCAAACACGATCAGAGCGACCTGCGCTGCGAATGGGGCAACATTGCCATCCTATTCTTTCTGTACCTGCTGCAGGGCATTCCAATCGGGCTGGCGGCGGCGGCCATCCCGATGATGTTGCAGAATCGCGGCGCCAGCTACAAACAACAG GCCGACTTCAGCAGTGGGCTGCTGTGGGCGCCGATCGTCGACTCGCTGTACAGGTCGCGCTTTAGCTGGCGCAGTACCTGA